A single window of Nicotiana sylvestris chromosome 5, ASM39365v2, whole genome shotgun sequence DNA harbors:
- the LOC138868805 gene encoding uncharacterized protein: MLAKWKILLSEFDIVYITQKAVKGQALVDHFTENRVGRAYEPLKTYFADDEVWFIEEDITKAYDSWRMFFDGATKFNTIVIGVVLVSETGQHYPLSAKLRFPCTNNMAEYEACILGLNMAVDMNIHEPLVIGDSDLLVHQVQGEWVTYNSKILPYLHHIQELRKRFTKIEFQHVPRIQNEFADALATLSSMIQHPYKNYIDPILVRIHNQSAYYAHVAEDGWKALVP, translated from the coding sequence ATGTTGGCGAAATGgaagatactgttaagtgagttcgatattgtctacataactcaaaaggcggtcaagggacaagcattggtagaTCACTTTACTGAAAATCGGGTGGGAAGagcatacgaacctttgaaaacatattttgcTGATGATGAAGTATGGTTCATAGAAGAAGACATTACCAAAGCATATGACAgctggaggatgttctttgatggagccacaAAATTCAATACAATAGTcattggagtagttttggtatcagaaacgggtcaacattatccgctatctgctaaactcagatttccctgcacaaacaacatggcagagtatgaagcctgcatactaggactcaacatggcagtcgacatgaacattcatgAGCCActggtgatcggtgattcagatttgcttgtgcaccaagtACAAGGAGAATGGGTTACCTataattccaagatattgccatatctgcaccatatacaggaattaagaaagagattcacgaagatagaattccaacatgtgcctagaattcagaatgaatttgccgatgcattggccaccttgtcatctatgatacaacatccatatAAGAATTATATTGACCCTATtctggtgaggatccataatcagtcgGCATATTATGCTCATGTTGCAGAAGacggatggaaagccttggttccatga